A part of Lutra lutra chromosome 2, mLutLut1.2, whole genome shotgun sequence genomic DNA contains:
- the R3HCC1 gene encoding R3H and coiled-coil domain-containing protein 1 yields the protein GLAESRWARLWTLGGTGSRPCWRCFWDRLGARRERSLGIWGQRVGAPGKKALPPVTLALLCLDGVFLSSAENDFVHRIQEELDRFLLQKQLSKVLLFPPLSSRLRYLIHRTAENFDLLSSFSVGEGWRRRTVICHLDIRLPSSDGLSGPGHPPASQLSKYRGPRPTSNQGAPVGPRGARAGRWHRGRKPDQALYVPRVLRRQEKGVPPSTLGLKGDPPAGGPPEEPGNVGAGDLSSEQDLPVLMTQAPEDPEGPDQHCDNEQLPDPLGFESTRLESPSGLGDGLEMATRLGSSLRLDLEEGNGNEVEKSLAAEEEEEEAEEEGPGSCSWDDYSELLQEITDNLTEKDIQVEKIHVDTSSFVEDLPGEKDFAHVVEIYDFEPTLKTEDLLAAFSEFQEKGLKIQWVDDTHALGVFPCLASAAEALTKDFSVLKIRPLTQGTKQSKLKALQRPKLLRLAKARPQTNTTVARRLVARALGLQHRKKERPAVESPTSLRP from the exons GCTCTCCCACCTGTCACCCTGGCCCTTCTCTGCTTGGACGGCGTCTTCCTCTCCTCCGCCGAGAATGACTTTGTGCACCGCATCCAGGAGGAACTGGACCGCTTTCTGCTGCAGAAGCAGCTGTCAAA GGTGCTTCTTTTCCCCCCACTCTCCAGTCGCCTGCGGTACCTGATCCACAGGACAGCAGAGAATTTTGATCTTCTGAGCAGCTTCTCCGTTGGGGAGGGCTGGAGGAGAAGGACAGTCATCTGTCACTTGGATATCAG GTTACCCAGTTCAGATGGACTCTCTGGCCCCGgccaccctcctgcctcccagctcagcaagtATCGAGGTCCCCGGCCCACCTCAAACCAAGGAGCACCTGTGGGTCCTCGAGGGGCGCGGGCTGGCCGGTGGCATCGTGGACGCAAACCGGACCAGGCTTTGTATGTGCCCCGAGTGCTGCGCAGGCAAGAGAAAGGGGTACCACCCTCAACCCTAGGGCTCAAGGGAGACCCTCCAGCTGGCGGGCCCCCAGAAGAACCTGGAAATGTTGGTGCTGGGGACCTCAGCTCTGAGCAGGACCTCCCTGTGTTGATGACTCAGGCACCTGAGGACCCAGAGGGCCCAGACCAACACTGTGACAATGAGCAGCTACCGGACCCACTTGGCTTTGAGTCCACAAGACTCGAGAGCCcctcagggttgggagatgggtTGGAGATGGCCACACGGCTGGGGTCCAGTCTGCGGCTGGACTTGGAAGAGGGGAACGGGAATGAGGTGGAGAAGAGCCTggcagcagaggaggaagaggaagaggcagaagaggaggggcCTGGCAGCTGCTCCTGGGACGATTACAGTGAGCTGCTACAGGAG ATAACAGACAACCTGACGGAGAAGGACATTCAGGTAGAGAAGATCCATGTGGACACGTCCTCCTTCGTGGAGGACCTGCCCGGAGAGAAGGATTTTGCCCATGTGGTGGAGATCTACGACTTTGAGCCCACACTCAAGACTGAGGACCTGCTGGCCGCGTTTTCTGAGTTCCA agagaaggggctCAAGATTCAGTGGGTAGATGACACGCACGCGCTCGGTGTCTTTCCCTGCCTGGCCTCAG CCGCTGAAGCCCTGACCAAGGATTTTTCTGTGCTCAAGATCCGGCCCCTCACTCAGGGAACCAAGCAGTCAAAGCTGAAAGCCTTGCAGAGGCCAA AGCTCCTGCGTCTGGCGAAGGCAAGACCACAGACAAATACAACGGTGGCCAGGAGGCTGGTGGCCCGGGCACTGGGGCTCCAACACAGGAAGAAAGAGCGGCCTGCCGTTGAGTCTCCTACCTCCCTGAGGCCCTGA